CCCTCCCCAGTGCAACGAACTCGCCCATATATATGGAGGTCACAAAACCCATGAACACGACAACCTGCTCCTCAACACCCAAACGCATTGGCGTGGTCGCCGCAATCCTCGGCATGTGGCTCAAGGAAACCAACCCCGACCTCACCCCAGACGAAAAGATCCGCGCCAAATACTTCTGCCGCGCCAAACTCAAGGAGGCCCGCCAACGCTACGGTCGCACGCCGCCCATAGACGTGCTGCTCGCCATCGGAGAGGCCGTCGCCCTGGAGACCCTCGCACACCGCGAGACCATGCAAACCCTCCGCCGCACAAGCCCCCTGTACGCCCACGAAGAACCGCAATCGCAAAGCGGCGAACCAGGCAAAGACGGCACAAATAAGACCAAAACCACGCCGACAAAGGGCCGCACGTCCGAAATCGAATCGTTGTACAAGACCCTCGAACAAGCGCGCAAAGCGCGGAAGGAAGCAGACGACCTGATTGACCGCGCCCCCAAAGAGTCGAATGCCAAGTCGAAATTCGGCATTTCACCGGAAGTACTAACGATGACCGACGAGGGCGATGAACTCATGAAGGAGGTATACGCCCTAGGCATCAAACGAAACGCGACCTACACGCCACCGCCGATGCCAGGCGCCCCCATCTTCATACCCGAAGCGGACTCCCGTGACCTCAAGGACGATTCCCCGCCATCGGGATAACGTTCTTAACCGGCCGCCATGCCCACGCGCTCGCGAAAAGCGGCCTCAAGGTCCTGCACCTGGGGCAATTCGCGCCGGCACCCGGTTGCGCCAGTGCAAATTACCGGCTCTTCATCGTGCTACTGAGCGGGGGACCGCGCCAGCGCGGGTTTTGATGGTGGAAACAACAGGCAGGGAGTCGGCCCTGACTCGGCAACGGACAACATGTGCTCTCGTTCACTACTCACACCGTGTGTTCCTCCCGCGCGCCGCACGGCGCAGAACATAACAGCCTGGGGCAGAGTCCTCCGAAGCCCCGAGACGCAGTCGAGGGGCGAAGGAGGACGACGCCCCAGGTCAGCTGTCCATCCCCAAGTGGCCGCTCTGAAGGAGCACCACATGCAAGAGGCTCGGCTTGTTTCTTAGGAGCGGAGCGAAGGATTTGGCAATAGACGCACCACACCCAATCACCGGGCGCTGCACTCCACTCGCTGCTTTGTTCAAGCCAGATTCTTCGCTACGCTCAGAATGACAAGTGCTTGTCTGTCTCTCACGCGCCGTTGTTCAACCGCTGCGGTGTGGCATATCAGTGGTAGAAACAGAAGCCAGGCGGACGGTCTTTTCTCTTGAGTGCCGTAGGCACGGCAGACTCCAGCCTGGGGTGAGATTCGCGGCAACGACGCGAATCGAAACCCCAGGTACCGGCCCCAACCAACGTGAGTCCTGTAAGGACGAAAGCAACGTATACCGCCCGTTTCTTAGGAGTCCCTGTACGCTTCACGAATTTCCCCGTGTTCCCAGTGTCCCCCGTGGTTTGAACTCATTCGAGCCTGAATGAACGGCCCCTCTGCACAATGCTGAATGCGCGTTGAGTTTCCCAAGGCAGAATCACGGCAAGAAAGGAGCCGCGTTTCATTGGCAGTTGTAAATGCTCACGTACAAATACTCGCCCCGATTCCACCGGGAATCCACTACTCCCACTTTTCTGACGCGCGTCCAGACTTGATCGGGAATTCGGAACTTTCCCCCGCAAAATGCTACAATCCGCCGCATGCCTCCGTGTATTCAAACGGATAAACTGACGAAATGCTACCGGTCGGTCGTGGCGGTTGGGGGATTGAGCCTGACCGTGAACGACGGCGAGGTACTTGGCTTGCTGGGCCCGAATGGGGCTGGCAAGAGTACCACGCTGTACATGCTGTGCGGCCTCGTTCCACCGACTTCCGGATCGGTGTCGCTATTCGGTAAAGACCTGTCGCGCAACTACTTGGAAGTAATGTCGCGCGTCGGGGTGCTCGTTGAGCGGCCCGCTTTTTACAACCATCTATCCGCGCGAACCAACCTGCAAATCCTGTCCCGATTATCTGGGCGCGAGGTCGCCATCGACCGCGCTCTGGACCGGGTCGGTCTGCTGCATGCAGCCAAGACCAAGGCGGGCGTGCTCTCGCACGGTATGCGGCAGCGGCTGGGTCTTGCTCAGGCATTGCTTACGGAGCCGGAACTTCTCATCCTCGACGAGCCGACAAGCGGACTTGACGTCGAGTCTACGAACGAAGTGCTGAAACTGCTGCGATTCCTGGCCGACGAGGCCAAGGTCACCATCGTGTTTTCGAGCCATTTGCTGCACGAGGTCGAGCTGCTGTGCGACCGCGTCGCGGTGCTGAACAAGGGCCGCTTAATCGCGTGCGATGAAACGGAGTCGCTGGTGTCGTTCGACCAGAGCCAGGTGGAAGTGCTCGTGGACTCGCCCGATGCAGCAGCCCGGCGCTTGGCCGAGCAGGCCTGGGTGGAATCGACGAAGGTCGACGCCGGCAGGGTCTATGTGAGGCTGAAGCAGGGCGCCACCCCGCACCAGTTGACGGCGTTCTTGGTATCCTCGGGCTATCGCATAACGGGTATCATCCCGCGCCGCCGCAGTCTGCAGGAATACTTCCTGAAGGTGTTGAACACGTGATTCAGCGCATCCTAACGGCATACTATGCCGAGTGCCTCAAGGCCATTCGGTGGAAGTTCTCCTACCTCGGCCCGGTGTTGGTCGTGGCGATGGTGCTGTTTGCTCCGCTGGTCCAGCCTATCCAACGCGACGGCTCCGGCGACTACGGGTTTATTGCCTTCGCCACGCCCATGGCGCTGAACCTGCTGGGGCTGATCCTGCTTTTGTCGTTCTGCGCGTGTCTGGTTTCGTCCGAAACCGCCTCGGGCACGATTCGGCTGGTGCTCGTGCGGCCCATCCTTCGCCATGAATACCTGGCGGCCAAGTTTCTCCTGGGGCTGTCTTACGCGCTCTTGCTGACGGTGATGACCGCAGTCACCTCATGGGTTCTGGTCGCCTTGTTTGGCGACCTCTCCGGGGTGGAATACGGCGGTGAGGTTTTGTATACCGGCACCCAAATGGCTACCACCTATTTCTTCGGCATCCTCCTGACGCTCGCCCCACAGGCCGCCGCGGTCGCTTACGCCATCTTCATTTCGGTGGTGACCCGCTCGACCGGGGCCAGCGTGGGCGCGTCCATCGGGATCTGGGTTGTCCTGGACGCGGTGAAATACCCGCTGCACATCGCGCCTATCCTCTTTTCCACCTACTTCGAGACGCCTTGGCAGGTGTTTACAAACCGGTGTTCGGGCATCGAGGCGACCTGGACGCCCGGCATTTACGGTTGTCTCGGTGCGTCGCTCGGGTCTTTCGCGGTGTTCACCATCCTCTCGGCGATCATTCTGCGCCGCCGGAACCTTCAGGGATGATCGCGGCACTCGTGCCGCTGGTCCTGTGCGGCCTTACATTTGTCGAGCAGGACATCCCTGATGTGGATTTGCGCAGTGTCGATCCGTTCTCCGGGCAGCACAATCCCAATTTCCTGCGCGCAGACTTCGACGGCGACGGTACTCTCGATCTGCTGTTGCCGAGGTACATCGCTTTCCAGCGCGGCAACGGATTCAGCAGAACGCAGATTGCACCCATTCCCGATTTTGGCGAGTCACCCCATTGCGATCTCTGGGGACGCGATATCTACCTCTGTCTGTCCAACCGTATCGAAATCGTCCGCTGGGACGGCACCGAGTGGAAACGCATCCTGAGCCAGCAGTTGGTCTGGCCCCCCGGGGCGCGGTTCAAGACGTTCGGCGAGCCACTCTACACGGACGACTCCAAGGCTCTCCGGTTCTTTAAGTTCCTGCAGGACCTGAACGGAGATGGGAAGCCGGAGATCATCGTACCCGCAAGCGATTCGGTGCACGTATACCGGCAGGGCGAACTGTTCTTTGAAGATGTCGCCCAATGGGACATATATCCCCCCGTGCAGATGATATCTTCCATGAAACCGATCTGGCCCGAACGCGCGAGAACAGTCGACGCCATGTGGTCAGGTTGGAGCTGCATGCTGCATGTCTCGGGTCCCATTCTTCTCACGGAAGTTGAAGATATGGAATCACTCGATTCTCCTACGGTGGAGTACCGCATCGAGACTCGCCGGCTGACCTTCGAGAGCGGATTTGCGGTGGCAGGAGAACCGGAGCCCCCGAAGGTCTACACGGTGCCCTCCAAAGCCAGCCGGTGCAAGCTCAATGAAGACGACGTGCCCGATTTCGTCAAGTACGAAGTCGAGAAATCGAAGACCGGCCCTATCCCGTTTCCCGTACTCACGCTTACGGTCTCGACGGATGGCGGGACCTCGTGGACTACGGTCCGCTCGTCGGTGATGATGCAGCAGTGCTTTTTCGCCGATATCAACGGCGACAAGCGGTTGGACATGATTGCAGAGTCCAACGGTCTGTTTCAGGGCGGTCTGCGCGAACTGGCAACATCCTATCTGACTGCGAGAAGCCTGACGCACACCATCAATATTGTCCCGCAGCAAGCCGATGGGAAGTTTATTCAGGGGCACGCGATTTCTGTTCGTTGCCCCATTCGAATTGACGCCCCGCCCATTCAGAATTCCCCCATGTTTGGCGCGTATCAAGCCGGTCTTCTGGTCAACCTCACCGGCGATTTCACCGGCGATGGACTGCTCGATCTGGCTGTTCACGAGACCCCCGACCGCATCGCCATTTATCCTAATACCGGGTCCGGCTTTGCCCTTTCGTCTATTGCCGTGGTGCAGACTTTACCGGACAGTGTATTTGGATTGGCCGATGTCGACGGGGACAAGCGCGCAGACATCGTCTTGCGCTCCAAGTCCGCCAGTGACGAGCTGCAATCGCCCGCACCGTCGCGCCTGTTTCTGTCGCGGGAGTCGACGCCATGATTTCCGCAAGCTATCTACTCACCGTACTCGCACTATCCTCGAATGCATTTGATGTTCAGACTGTGCCTGCGGAAGAAGCAAAGCCATACCTGTTTTACGCGCAGGGCGACGCTCAGGCTAATGCCGCAGTCTGCGCGCTGACCGGAAACACGCTCGTAATCTACTCGCGGTCCGGCGACGCCAAGACGCTGGCGCTTCCCGATGGAGTCGGGGCATTCGATATTGCTCCGCTAGAGGACGGAGGCGCTCCTCGGCTTGTCTGTTTGCGCGGTAGTCAGGTCTTCGCCATCCCGTTGGATGCCGCATCGGCGCAGCGCATTGAACCCGTGCCCTTGTTCGAGATTGAGAAACCTGTTCCCGGAATCTCTGCGCGTCCCTTTCCTCATGTAATGGTAGTCATGGATGAGGGACGGCGAGGAATCATGGTTCCCGTGCAAGGAGCCGAGGAATTTCGTGGCACTTCGGGTGAACTATTGAAGACCTACCCCTCCGCGCAAATCGAAGATGCGGATGACGCAGGGGTGCGTGTGTTTGCCAGCTTGCGGGGTCTTACCAGGCTTTCTCCCGGGGAATTGGCCTATCAGATTTCGGGTATGGGACCAATCGGTTCGGGACTTCCTGAAAATCTCACCGCGGAACGTTCAGAGGGCGGACACCACACGTACATATACGAACCGGAGTTTCCGCTTTCCAGGACGGACGTTACGCTACGTGTCGGATACGACTACCATCCGGCGACTTGGGACACCTTGCTTAAGATGCCGATGGTTGTGCCAAAAGGGAATGCGCCTTTAGCAGTTGACGAGCAAGAGAAGAAAGGCCCCGCACGCCGGTATCCGGGTACGCTGATGGTCGATCCGGAGTACTCGCCGGATTTCAACGGAGACGGTTACACCGATCTATTGCTTTGGAGTTCGCCGAAGCCGGGCATATCTATCGATTCGCTCATTCGTACGGCGGTCGGCAACACCTGGCCGGTGCGGATCACGATCCACCTGTATAGTCCCGACAAGAAACGCTTCGAGCCTGCCCCAATGACTTCTATCACGCTGCAAATCCCGGTGTTCTGGTTTGTGGACGTGGGAAAGGGGCATCCGTTTCCTCTGTGGCTTGCCCGCGACTTCGATGGCGACACAAAGACGGATTTGCTGTTGCCTGCAAGTGACAGCTCGCTCTCGGTGTGGCTTGCTGTGGATGGGTTCAAGGCTGCGCCGTCGGATACCCTGTCGTTTCTGGAGCCATTGCAGGGGATCGTCGCGTCATCGGAAACCGATGCGAAAGGAAGAACCGGGCTCGTAATTCAAGGGCAGAATCGATTGTTCATCCTTTGGCCAAAACAATAGATCGAGCCCGGTTACGAGTGACCAATCAGAGGTAGGGGGCCGAATTACCCGAGCAGTTGGCTCAGTTTCTTCGCGACCGCTTCGACAACTTCGGGCTTCTTGTAGTTGCCCTGTTCCAAGGCCTGACGCGCAGCCTCTACGCGTTCGTTCCGGACATCCGGCTCCTGCTTCGCAACTTGCACCAGTTGCTGGAGGCGTGCCGCAGCCTGCGCCTCGGAACTAATCAGGACATCGTCTTTGCCGACGGTAGTCTGGGAATCGTCGCGTCGACGGTCCTTGACGTTCGAAGGACGGTCGGGAGCGGGTTCGGGAATTCCGCCTAATCCTTGTATACCGACCATGTGTCCTCTCCTCAAATCATCTTCAACCCTCTTGCGGGTTGTCTACATTCGGTTTATCGGCAGATCGCGTCAAAACCTTAAGCGGCGCAAGTGCTTTAATTCCATCTAGTTAAGAGAATGCCACAATTTTTCGCCAATAATCAAGGCCAATTTTCTTCAAATTAGCCGACGAATTAAAGCCCGAGAAATCAGACAATTCCTCCTTCGGACGACTGCCGATAGAATGCCTCTATCAGATCCTGCGTAATATTCCCGATTTGGTTCCTGTAGCGATACGGGTCCGCCGCGACCTCTTTGGCGAAAGTTGCCAAGCGCGACTCGTCCACCCCGTGGTCCTTGGCTGCCGGGGAGGTGTCGAGTTCTCGGAAGAGGGCGTGAAGTTCATGCGCTACCTGGGTAACCGGCGATGCGTTCGTTTGAGTCCGCCCCGAAAGGGCCTCGACAATCGTGCGCACTTTCTCCGGGGCCTCTTGCGCATTGAACTGAAAGAGCGGAGTCAGAAGCAGGCCGTTGGCGAGTCCGTGCTGAATGCCGAACTCCAACGTGTAGTAATACCCCATGCCGTGAACGAGGGTGGTTCCGGTTTGCGCAATCACGCACCCGGAAAGCATGGCTGCGTACAGCATTTCGGAACGAGCTTCGAGGTCGTCTCCGTCTTGTGCCGCCCGTGGAAGGAAGGTTCTGACGCGACGAATCGTGTCCAGGGCAAGCGTGTCGCTGACGGGAGTCGACTTATGGGAGACAATCCCTTCCATGGCTTGGCTCAGTGCGTCGAGTCCGGTGCTGACAGTCACGGAGCGGGGCATTGGCCGCGTCAGCTCCGGGTCGAGCAGCGCGACGCGCGGAAACAGTGCCTTGGCGGTAATGGTGCGCTTGGTATTGTCGGCGTTGTCGACAATGACCGCATACGGCGTGACTTCGCTGCCGGTGCCCGCAGTGGTCGGGACTGCGACGATGGGCAACGCGCCGTGTTTGAGTTTCTCGGAACCGAAATACGCATTGCAGCGTCCGGAGTTGGCTGCCAAGGCGGCTACGGCTTTGGCGACGTCCATCGGACTGCCCCCGCCAATTGCGACGACGCAGTCGCAGCCTAATTGTCTGCATTGATCGGCGGCGTGTTCGCACGTTGCCGTGCCGGGGTTCTCTTCAACGGCGTCGAAAACCGCGGCGCGAGGCAATTGGGCTAAGGCCCTGTCCAACGCGCCGATGGCACGCGCTGAATTCTTTCCTGTTACGATGAAAGGACGTTTGCCAAACGGGCGGATAACGTCGGCGAGCTGATCAAAACAGCCTGCCCCGAAGACAATTTCCGTCGGCATGGCATACCGAAACGAGGAGGGTATCGGCATCGACAACAGGACTCTCCCGTAGTGTCGCCCGGCGATAGGTCTTGGCCGGTTTACTTCTTGAAACGGTCTTCCAACTCCGCGATGACTTCCTCTTTCTTCAACTTGATTGCGTGCAGATGCTTCTCGGCCCTGGCGGCCGCATCGCTTCCCGGCGCCAATTTGATCGCCTGCAGCCAATACTGCGTGGCGTCGCGGACTTTCTCTTGCTTGTACAGCGCGCTTCCCAAGTAGGTATAGGCGAGGGGATACGTCGCGTCCGAGACGATTGCCTGGCGGAAGTACTCCTCGGCCTTCGCGAAGTTCTTTTCATTGTACGCGCGGCGGCCCTTTTCGGTCAGCCGCGTCGCTTCCAGATACCTGCCCTCGCTTTTGGCGTTCTTGACTGCTCGCTTCAGCTTGTCGGTGTCCTTGGAGACGCTTTCGACGACATCGTCCAGCGTTTCCTGCCTCAGCAACAAACGTTTTCCGTGCGTCGCAACGTTCCGTGCAAACGTGCTTGCGCTTCTAAATAGACTCTTTCCCATATCTCAACCAGTCCTGCTGCAAGTCTACCACACGAAGGTGATGCCGACAATTCCGGGCAGATGAGGTCATTGTCCTGCAAGATTCAGGGACCCATAGGACCAGGAACGGCTCGGCGGGTTGACATTGCATGGCTATTTGTGTATACTTGCAAATAGGCATAAAGAGGAAGCCTCATGGACGACAAAACCCAGGCCCGGTGCGAAGCGCGGGCGCAG
Above is a window of Candidatus Hydrogenedentota bacterium DNA encoding:
- a CDS encoding ABC transporter ATP-binding protein; translated protein: MPPCIQTDKLTKCYRSVVAVGGLSLTVNDGEVLGLLGPNGAGKSTTLYMLCGLVPPTSGSVSLFGKDLSRNYLEVMSRVGVLVERPAFYNHLSARTNLQILSRLSGREVAIDRALDRVGLLHAAKTKAGVLSHGMRQRLGLAQALLTEPELLILDEPTSGLDVESTNEVLKLLRFLADEAKVTIVFSSHLLHEVELLCDRVAVLNKGRLIACDETESLVSFDQSQVEVLVDSPDAAARRLAEQAWVESTKVDAGRVYVRLKQGATPHQLTAFLVSSGYRITGIIPRRRSLQEYFLKVLNT
- a CDS encoding ABC transporter permease, whose product is MIQRILTAYYAECLKAIRWKFSYLGPVLVVAMVLFAPLVQPIQRDGSGDYGFIAFATPMALNLLGLILLLSFCACLVSSETASGTIRLVLVRPILRHEYLAAKFLLGLSYALLLTVMTAVTSWVLVALFGDLSGVEYGGEVLYTGTQMATTYFFGILLTLAPQAAAVAYAIFISVVTRSTGASVGASIGIWVVLDAVKYPLHIAPILFSTYFETPWQVFTNRCSGIEATWTPGIYGCLGASLGSFAVFTILSAIILRRRNLQG
- a CDS encoding VCBS repeat-containing protein — its product is MIAALVPLVLCGLTFVEQDIPDVDLRSVDPFSGQHNPNFLRADFDGDGTLDLLLPRYIAFQRGNGFSRTQIAPIPDFGESPHCDLWGRDIYLCLSNRIEIVRWDGTEWKRILSQQLVWPPGARFKTFGEPLYTDDSKALRFFKFLQDLNGDGKPEIIVPASDSVHVYRQGELFFEDVAQWDIYPPVQMISSMKPIWPERARTVDAMWSGWSCMLHVSGPILLTEVEDMESLDSPTVEYRIETRRLTFESGFAVAGEPEPPKVYTVPSKASRCKLNEDDVPDFVKYEVEKSKTGPIPFPVLTLTVSTDGGTSWTTVRSSVMMQQCFFADINGDKRLDMIAESNGLFQGGLRELATSYLTARSLTHTINIVPQQADGKFIQGHAISVRCPIRIDAPPIQNSPMFGAYQAGLLVNLTGDFTGDGLLDLAVHETPDRIAIYPNTGSGFALSSIAVVQTLPDSVFGLADVDGDKRADIVLRSKSASDELQSPAPSRLFLSRESTP
- a CDS encoding flagellar biosynthesis anti-sigma factor FlgM; its protein translation is MVGIQGLGGIPEPAPDRPSNVKDRRRDDSQTTVGKDDVLISSEAQAAARLQQLVQVAKQEPDVRNERVEAARQALEQGNYKKPEVVEAVAKKLSQLLG
- a CDS encoding iron-containing alcohol dehydrogenase, with translation MPIPSSFRYAMPTEIVFGAGCFDQLADVIRPFGKRPFIVTGKNSARAIGALDRALAQLPRAAVFDAVEENPGTATCEHAADQCRQLGCDCVVAIGGGSPMDVAKAVAALAANSGRCNAYFGSEKLKHGALPIVAVPTTAGTGSEVTPYAVIVDNADNTKRTITAKALFPRVALLDPELTRPMPRSVTVSTGLDALSQAMEGIVSHKSTPVSDTLALDTIRRVRTFLPRAAQDGDDLEARSEMLYAAMLSGCVIAQTGTTLVHGMGYYYTLEFGIQHGLANGLLLTPLFQFNAQEAPEKVRTIVEALSGRTQTNASPVTQVAHELHALFRELDTSPAAKDHGVDESRLATFAKEVAADPYRYRNQIGNITQDLIEAFYRQSSEGGIV
- a CDS encoding tetratricopeptide repeat protein; amino-acid sequence: MGKSLFRSASTFARNVATHGKRLLLRQETLDDVVESVSKDTDKLKRAVKNAKSEGRYLEATRLTEKGRRAYNEKNFAKAEEYFRQAIVSDATYPLAYTYLGSALYKQEKVRDATQYWLQAIKLAPGSDAAARAEKHLHAIKLKKEEVIAELEDRFKK